One segment of Gordonia terrae DNA contains the following:
- a CDS encoding SDR family NAD(P)-dependent oxidoreductase, producing MPDFENKVAIVTGATTVEPGGLNIGGATATELAAGGALVALADINIAGAQALADQLNQRHGRQVAIAIETDVRHESQVKRLVDATVEQLGEPTIVINIAGIFPAEDGDVATMTVEAWDDVLAVNLRSVMLLSKHTLPYLRKAGGAIVNTASTHGSAGDTSLSGYGASKAGVIALTKFLATQYGREGVRCNAVSPGTTSSPPAQQLPEAIKNIFRRQNLNPEMPTPEQQAKVFAFLASDDAAGINGQEVKVDAGLLSHQPMVADMLALGATTV from the coding sequence ATGCCCGACTTCGAGAACAAAGTGGCCATCGTGACCGGCGCGACGACTGTCGAGCCCGGCGGCCTCAACATCGGTGGCGCGACAGCCACCGAACTGGCCGCAGGGGGAGCACTCGTCGCGCTGGCCGACATCAACATCGCCGGGGCGCAGGCGCTGGCCGACCAGCTCAATCAACGCCACGGGAGGCAGGTGGCAATCGCGATCGAAACCGATGTGCGCCACGAATCACAGGTCAAGCGGTTGGTGGATGCCACTGTCGAGCAGCTCGGCGAACCCACGATCGTCATCAACATCGCGGGCATCTTTCCGGCTGAGGACGGCGACGTCGCCACGATGACGGTGGAAGCCTGGGACGACGTCCTCGCCGTGAATCTGCGAAGTGTGATGCTGTTGAGCAAGCACACCCTGCCGTACCTGCGCAAAGCCGGTGGAGCGATTGTCAACACGGCATCCACGCACGGGTCTGCAGGCGACACGAGTCTCAGCGGATATGGTGCCTCGAAGGCCGGTGTCATCGCGCTCACCAAGTTCCTCGCCACCCAGTACGGCCGAGAAGGCGTGCGCTGCAACGCAGTCAGCCCGGGAACCACGTCCTCACCCCCTGCCCAGCAGCTTCCCGAGGCGATCAAGAACATCTTCCGCCGTCAGAACCTGAACCCCGAGATGCCCACCCCTGAGCAACAGGCGAAGGTATTCGCATTCCTCGCCTCCGATGACGCCGCCGGCATCAACGGCCAGGAGGTCAAGGTCGACGCGGGCCTGCTGTCCCATCAGCCCATGGTCGCCGACATGCTCGCATTGGGCGCCACGACAGTCTGA